A window of the Lactuca sativa cultivar Salinas chromosome 7, Lsat_Salinas_v11, whole genome shotgun sequence genome harbors these coding sequences:
- the LOC111888569 gene encoding uncharacterized protein LOC111888569, whose product MATSCISFVSLYGSFLRRSLALSGLSSQSVGVDAYTTIHFWGPKRLPASARSPSSNGEHRKPSLVLIHGFGPHGVWQWRQQVSFLAPYFDVYVPDLVFFGESTTKSSERSEIFQASAVGKMMEKVGVSKYSVVGTSYGGFVAYRVAEMWPERVEKVVIASSGVNMRPRDNHELLKRANVEKIDELMLPETAAQLRTLFRLAVSNRVYMPDFFLNDFIDKLYGENRKEKLELLKGLVLGQHDTPNISPLQQEVLLIWGDQDNIFLLDMAKELKEMLGKNASLEVIKKASHAPQLENAKSFNKILYNFLCDST is encoded by the exons ATGGCGACCTCTTGCATAAGCTTCGTCTCCTTGTACGGCTCCTTCCTCCGACGTTCCCTCGCTCTCTCAGGCCTCTCCTCTCAATCCGTCGGCGTCGATGCCTACACCACCATCCACTTTTGGGGACCTAAACGACTCCCCGCGTCCGCCCGTTCTCCATCTTCAAATGGCGAGCATCGGAAACCATCGCTCGTTTTAATTCACGGATTCGGTCCTCACGGCGTTTGGCAGTGGCGTCAACAG GTGTCGTTTCTAGCGCCTTATTTCGACGTCTACGTCCCCGATCTAGTGTTCTTCGGTGAATCCACCACGAAATCCTCCGAACGATCGGAAATCTTCCAGGCGAGTGCAGTCGGGAAGATGATGGAGAAGGTCGGCGTGAGTAAGTACTCGGTGGTTGGGACGAGCTACGGAGGTTTTGTGGCGTACAGAGTGGCGGAAATGTGGCCGGAGAGGGTGGAAAAGGTTGTGATCGCAAGTTCAGGAGTCAACATGAGACCAAGAGATAATCATGAGTTACTGAAGAGAGCGAACGTGGAGAAGATCGATGAGCTAATGCTGCCGGAGACGGCGGCGCAGCTCCGGACGTTGTTCCGATTGGCTGTATCTAATCGTGTTTACATGCCGGATTTTTTTCTCAACGATTTCATTGAC AAATTATATGGAGAAAACAGGAAAGAGAAGTTAGAATTGCTGAAAGGGCTGGTGCTTGGCCAACATGACACCCCTAATATTTCCCCTCTTCAACAG GAAGTGTTGCTCATATGGGGTGATCAGGATAACATCTTCTTGTTGGATATGGCAAAGGAGCTTAAAGA AATGTTGGGAAAGAATGCATCATTGGAAGTGATAAAGAAGGCTTCACATGCACCTCAACTTGAAAACGCAAAAAGCTTCAATAAAATCCTCTACAATTTCTTGTGCGACTCCACATGA